The Castanea sativa cultivar Marrone di Chiusa Pesio chromosome 11, ASM4071231v1 genome contains a region encoding:
- the LOC142617311 gene encoding protein ABIL1 has protein sequence MEVEQSRAVNPAMTFDEVSMERSKNFVKALQELKNLRPQLYSAAEYCEKSYLHSEQKQMVLDNLKDYAVRALVNAVDHLGTVAYKLTDLLEQQTLEVSTMELNVSCLNQKLLTCQTYMEKEGIRQQQLLAFIPRHHKHYILPNSVNKKVHFSPHIQTDARQNHFQARAHLYPSGTSAAKTLSWHLASETKSTLKGTPQSLSSTEDLKISGNSSGVFHLVDNEETIKTKSSAAHLQLPSGGPGSSAVMQTLSATRRDATDSSKALTAYRSFENQNRREIVRVPVRSKSVLSAFFVKQKTLKLKAGSD, from the exons ATGGAAGTGGAGCAATCGAGGGCGGTCAATCCAGCCATGACCTTCGACGAGGTCTCCATGGAGCGCAGCAAAAACTTCGTCAAAGCTTTGCag GAACTTAAGAACTTAAGACCTCAACTATATTCTGCTGCAGAATATTGTGAGAAGTCCTATCTTCACAGTGAGCAGAAACAAAT GGTACTGGATAACCTGAAAGATTATGCCGTTCGAGCCCTGGTCAATGCTGTTGATCACCTTGGCACCGTCGCTTACAAGTTAACAGACCTACTTGAGCAGCAAACATTAGAAGTCTCAACCATGGAGCTGAATGTGTCTTGCCTAAATCAG AAACTTCTAACATGTCAAACATACATGGAGAAAGAAGGAATCAGACAGCAGCAGTTGTTGGCATTCATCCCGAGACATCATAAGCACTACATTTTACCAA ATTCTGTCAATAAGAAGGTACATTTCAGTCCGCACATTCAGACTGATGCTAGGCAAAATCATTTTCAGGCTAGAGCTCATCTTTACCCTTCAG GTACTTCTGCAGCAAAAACTCTTTCCTGGCATTTAGCCTCAGAAACGAAGTCTACCTTGAAGGGGACCCCGCAATCTTTGAGCAG CACTGAAGACCTAAAGATTTCTGGAAATTCTTCTGGAGTTTTCCATCTTGTAG ATAATGAAGAGACTATCAAGACAAAATCCTCAGCAGCTCATCTTCAGTTACCAAGCGGAGGTCCTGGTTCTAGTGCAGTTATGCAAACATTGAGTGCCACACGAAGG GATGCAACTGATAGTTCCAAAGCTTTAACAGCATACAGGTCATTTGAAAACCAAAATCGACGTGAGATTGTACGAGTCCCTGTTCGAAGCAAAAGCGTACTATCAGCTTTCTTTGTCAAACAAAAAACACTGAAGCTGAAGGCTGGCTCTGACTAG